In Aridibaculum aurantiacum, the following proteins share a genomic window:
- a CDS encoding porin family protein, whose product MKTFLLTALAFCLVSGTAFSQGFRLGVKAGANLTKVSGKSFNEEFDLGYQLGAFSEIDFSKKFGIQPELLYSQINTKRSSGFNSIYNNISDPNASSDIQLKYLSIPILLRYNIGNTLTLNLGPQFSILVDDNENLLRNGEKAFSKGDFGMVGGVTLNLSRLRVYGRYIVGLNNINDIDDQDKWKSQQIQLGLGLRL is encoded by the coding sequence GGTACTGCTTTTTCTCAAGGTTTCAGGCTTGGGGTAAAAGCAGGAGCGAACCTAACAAAAGTGAGTGGTAAATCTTTCAATGAAGAATTTGACCTGGGTTATCAACTGGGTGCTTTTTCTGAGATTGACTTCTCTAAAAAATTCGGTATTCAACCAGAGCTTCTTTACAGCCAGATTAATACAAAGAGAAGTTCCGGCTTCAATTCCATTTACAACAACATCAGCGATCCTAACGCCAGCAGCGATATCCAGCTAAAGTATCTTTCAATTCCAATCCTTCTTCGCTATAACATTGGCAACACGCTTACGCTAAACCTAGGTCCGCAGTTCAGCATACTGGTGGATGATAATGAAAACCTGCTTCGTAACGGTGAAAAAGCATTTTCCAAAGGTGATTTCGGAATGGTAGGAGGAGTGACACTTAACCTGAGCAGGTTGCGTGTATATGGCAGGTATATTGTAGGATTGAACAACATCAACGATATTGACGACCAGGATAAATGGAAGAGCCAGCAAATCCAACTTGGGCTTGGTCTACGTTTGTAA
- the lon gene encoding endopeptidase La has product MIPETFYLRPEDDTDFIPIIPLNETENEADKITSVPDDLPILPLRNTVLFPGVVLPITVGRDKSIKAVNDSYKHGKLVGVLAQTDSSIEEPEVKDLCSIGTIAKIVKLIKMPDGGTTIIIQGKKRFRLVEITAEEPYFKAKVNLLDEDVIPQQDDFEAYVSNIKDLASQIVAMSPNLPTEASIILKNIENPSFLINFVSSNLNSDLAEKQRLLEIDDVRQRAEELMQILQKELQFAELKNKVTNKTRTELDKQQREYFLQQQLKSIKEELGGDLNDRELAEMKKKAEHKKWPQAAKNLFKSNIEKLERMHPSTPDYSVVYNHLDLLLDLPWEEYTEDSYDLKKAKQVLDHDHYGMTKIKERILEYLAVLKLKGDMKSPILCFIGPPGIGKTSLGRSIAHAVNRKYVRLSLGGLHDESELRGHRKTYIGAMPGRIIQNIRKVKSSNPVMILDEIDKIGSDHRGDPSSALLEILDPEQNHTFYDNYLELEYDLSKVLFIATANNINQIQPALRDRLEIIDLSGYAIEEKVEIAKRHLVPKQFEAHGLKVNAFKIADKVLEKIIESYTRESGVRELDRQLASIMRFNAREMATKGKVKSTLTVADVEKILGSPRYSNEIYKTVNMPGVAVGLAWTYVGGDILFIETILSDGKPDLKLTGNLGNVMKESATTALSYLQANARKLNLDPEIFSKKTIHVHVPEGAVPKDGPSAGITMLTSLTSAFTGRKVKPYVAMTGEITLRGQVLPVGGIKEKVLAAKRSGLKEIILCWQNEKDVNEIEGSFIEGLTFHYVKNMQQVLELALV; this is encoded by the coding sequence ATGATTCCAGAAACATTTTACCTGAGGCCTGAAGACGATACTGATTTCATTCCCATTATTCCCCTTAATGAAACTGAAAATGAAGCTGATAAAATAACCTCTGTTCCGGATGATCTACCGATTCTTCCTTTGCGTAATACGGTGCTTTTTCCAGGTGTGGTTTTACCCATTACTGTTGGAAGAGACAAAAGCATAAAAGCCGTTAATGACTCTTATAAACATGGTAAGCTGGTTGGGGTATTGGCCCAAACCGATAGCAGCATCGAAGAGCCTGAAGTAAAAGACCTTTGTTCAATTGGTACAATAGCGAAAATTGTAAAGCTGATAAAAATGCCGGATGGTGGCACTACCATCATCATCCAGGGAAAGAAGCGTTTTAGATTAGTTGAGATCACTGCAGAAGAACCGTATTTCAAAGCAAAAGTGAACTTGCTGGATGAAGACGTGATCCCGCAGCAAGATGATTTTGAAGCATACGTTAGCAACATTAAAGACCTGGCTTCGCAGATCGTGGCTATGTCGCCAAACCTTCCTACAGAAGCATCCATTATTCTTAAGAATATTGAGAACCCGTCTTTCCTTATAAATTTTGTAAGCAGCAACCTGAATAGCGATCTTGCTGAAAAGCAACGCCTGCTTGAGATTGACGATGTTCGCCAGAGAGCTGAAGAACTGATGCAGATACTGCAAAAGGAACTTCAGTTTGCGGAGTTAAAAAATAAAGTAACCAATAAGACACGCACAGAACTGGATAAGCAACAGCGTGAATATTTTCTGCAACAACAGCTAAAGAGCATAAAAGAGGAGTTGGGTGGAGACCTGAACGATCGTGAGCTGGCAGAAATGAAGAAGAAAGCGGAGCATAAAAAATGGCCGCAAGCTGCAAAGAACCTCTTTAAGAGCAATATTGAAAAACTTGAGAGGATGCACCCAAGTACACCTGATTATTCAGTTGTATACAATCATCTTGACCTGCTACTAGATCTTCCATGGGAAGAATATACCGAGGATAGTTATGATCTAAAAAAGGCAAAGCAAGTGCTGGATCATGATCATTATGGCATGACCAAGATAAAAGAAAGGATATTGGAGTACCTGGCTGTGCTAAAACTAAAGGGCGATATGAAGAGCCCGATCCTTTGTTTTATCGGTCCTCCGGGTATTGGTAAAACATCGTTGGGTAGAAGTATAGCGCATGCAGTTAACAGGAAATATGTTCGTCTTAGCCTTGGTGGATTGCACGATGAAAGCGAATTACGTGGTCATAGAAAAACCTATATAGGCGCCATGCCTGGTCGTATTATACAAAACATACGAAAGGTAAAAAGCAGTAACCCGGTAATGATACTGGACGAGATCGATAAGATAGGTAGTGATCATCGCGGCGATCCGAGCAGCGCATTACTCGAGATACTCGACCCTGAGCAGAACCATACTTTTTACGATAACTACCTGGAGCTGGAGTATGACCTGAGCAAGGTACTATTCATTGCTACTGCCAATAACATCAACCAGATACAGCCTGCGTTACGCGATAGGCTTGAGATAATAGATCTTAGCGGTTATGCTATTGAAGAAAAGGTGGAAATAGCTAAGCGCCACCTGGTGCCTAAGCAGTTTGAAGCGCATGGACTTAAAGTGAATGCTTTCAAAATTGCGGATAAAGTATTGGAGAAAATCATAGAAAGCTATACCCGCGAAAGTGGTGTACGTGAGCTGGACAGGCAACTGGCGTCTATCATGCGTTTTAATGCACGGGAGATGGCTACCAAGGGTAAGGTAAAATCAACACTTACCGTTGCAGATGTAGAAAAGATATTGGGCAGTCCACGCTATAGCAATGAAATATATAAGACGGTAAACATGCCGGGTGTGGCTGTAGGCCTAGCGTGGACATATGTTGGGGGCGATATTCTTTTTATAGAAACCATACTTAGTGATGGCAAGCCAGACCTGAAGCTAACAGGTAACCTTGGTAATGTAATGAAGGAAAGCGCAACTACTGCACTGAGTTATTTGCAGGCAAATGCGCGTAAGCTGAATTTAGATCCAGAGATCTTCAGCAAAAAAACCATACATGTACACGTACCAGAAGGAGCTGTACCTAAAGATGGTCCTAGTGCGGGTATAACCATGCTTACCTCGCTAACCAGTGCCTTTACCGGCAGAAAGGTAAAGCCTTATGTGGCTATGACCGGTGAGATAACCTTGCGTGGACAAGTGCTTCCGGTTGGAGGTATCAAAGAAAAAGTATTGGCAGCCAAACGTTCAGGTTTGAAAGAAATCATCCTTTGCTGGCAGAATGAAAAAGATGTGAATGAGATAGAAGGTAGCTTCATTGAAGGGCTGACTTTCCACTACGTAAAAAACATGCAGCAGGTATTAGAGCTGGCGCTGGTATAA
- a CDS encoding YkgJ family cysteine cluster protein — MSKTETINWQKQATEHQKQYKQYLQRADKNKVLRQLPALHDEAFAKVDCLACGNCCKNHSPRFKTTDIKRISKHLRQKEGDFIDQYLKLDTDGDYVVKSSPCPFLGSDNYCSIYEHRPSDCARYPYTDEDVLLKRPNLTLKNATVCPAVFHVMERLVATK; from the coding sequence ATGAGTAAAACAGAAACAATCAATTGGCAAAAACAGGCTACTGAACATCAAAAGCAGTACAAGCAATATTTGCAGCGTGCAGATAAGAATAAAGTCTTGCGCCAGTTGCCGGCACTGCACGATGAGGCATTTGCAAAAGTAGATTGTCTTGCTTGTGGTAATTGTTGTAAAAATCATTCTCCGCGTTTTAAGACCACCGACATAAAAAGAATAAGTAAACACCTGCGGCAAAAGGAAGGCGATTTTATTGATCAATACCTGAAGCTGGATACAGATGGCGATTACGTGGTTAAAAGTTCTCCTTGCCCTTTCCTGGGATCAGACAACTATTGCAGCATATACGAACACAGGCCGAGCGATTGTGCACGCTACCCTTATACAGATGAAGATGTACTGCTAAAGCGCCCAAATCTTACGTTGAAGAATGCAACCGTATGCCCGGCGGTGTTTCATGTTATGGAGCGGCTTGTAGCTACCAAATAG